From one Cyanobacterium stanieri PCC 7202 genomic stretch:
- a CDS encoding hypothetical protein (PFAM: Protein of unknown function (DUF2887)~TIGRFAM: conserved hypothetical protein (putative transposase or invertase)~COGs: COG5464 conserved hypothetical protein~InterPro IPR010106~KEGG: cyh:Cyan8802_2672 hypothetical protein~SPTR: Putative uncharacterized protein) — protein MKTDSIFYELFLNLPDSLFSLLGLSPELAKEYQFTSQELKQLAKRIDGLFLPLHDDKPIYFVEVQFQKDESLYHRLFTEIFTYLGQYKPPQNFHAVVMWAKKSLDIPLPPYYQDFKESGKLTVIYLDELNLNTTESIGVEIMKLIIAPPSEAKTQVEKLFSMAQQAEESTTKNQDIIELLEKILTYKFSNYSREELAKMFTLSDFKKTRFYQETYAEGIIEGELKAKISSIPNLLKLGLTVEQIAQALDLDIDTVQKIAKNEHN, from the coding sequence ATGAAAACCGACTCAATCTTTTACGAACTATTTTTAAACCTTCCCGATAGCCTATTCTCCCTACTCGGATTATCCCCCGAACTAGCCAAAGAATATCAATTCACCTCCCAAGAATTAAAACAACTCGCCAAAAGGATAGACGGACTTTTTCTCCCCCTCCATGACGATAAACCCATTTATTTTGTGGAGGTACAATTTCAAAAAGATGAATCCCTTTATCATCGACTTTTTACCGAAATATTTACTTATCTAGGACAATACAAGCCACCCCAAAACTTCCATGCTGTGGTAATGTGGGCAAAAAAAAGTTTAGATATTCCCCTGCCACCGTACTATCAAGACTTTAAAGAATCAGGAAAATTAACAGTTATCTACCTAGACGAATTAAACTTAAACACTACCGAAAGTATTGGAGTAGAAATAATGAAACTAATCATCGCTCCACCATCAGAAGCTAAAACTCAGGTCGAAAAACTCTTTTCCATGGCCCAACAAGCGGAGGAATCAACCACCAAAAACCAAGATATTATAGAACTATTAGAGAAAATATTAACCTATAAATTTAGTAATTATTCTAGGGAGGAATTAGCGAAAATGTTTACCCTATCAGACTTCAAAAAAACTCGTTTTTATCAAGAAACCTACGCAGAAGGGATCATAGAAGGCGAACTAAAAGCAAAAATATCCAGTATTCCCAATCTGCTGAAACTAGGTTTAACCGTTGAACAAATCGCCCAAGCGCTGGATTTAGATATTGATACAGTCCAAAAGATTGCCAAAAATGAACACAATTGA
- a CDS encoding hypothetical protein (PFAM: Domain of unknown function (DUF1821)~KEGG: cyc:PCC7424_1970 hypothetical protein~SPTR: Conserved domain protein): protein MTRSELMGGESTMDDNLMMDDYKVNHKDEIETVIYSLEENDSAMVLKNDEGYLWKFQYGTVEVFVQLTGETDDDLLTVWSVVLPLPAKNEPELMKKLLEMNWSGTFETCFSIFDSQVVVSAQRTIADLYPSEISRIITLVASLANDNNDALLAEYGNS, encoded by the coding sequence ATGACTAGATCAGAATTGATGGGAGGAGAATCTACCATGGACGATAATCTGATGATGGATGATTATAAGGTAAACCATAAAGATGAGATTGAGACGGTAATCTATAGCCTAGAAGAAAATGACAGTGCCATGGTGCTGAAAAATGATGAGGGCTATCTGTGGAAGTTTCAATATGGCACTGTGGAGGTTTTTGTGCAGTTGACGGGAGAAACGGATGATGATTTATTAACGGTGTGGTCGGTGGTGTTACCTTTACCTGCAAAAAATGAACCTGAATTGATGAAAAAGCTATTAGAAATGAACTGGAGCGGTACGTTTGAAACTTGCTTTAGTATTTTTGATAGTCAGGTGGTGGTTTCTGCACAGCGTACTATTGCGGATTTATACCCTAGTGAAATATCCCGTATTATTACTTTGGTGGCTAGTCTTGCCAATGATAATAATGATGCTTTATTGGCTGAGTATGGAAATAGTTGA
- a CDS encoding hypothetical protein (TIGRFAM: prepilin-type N-terminal cleavage/methylation domain~InterPro IPR012902:IPR001120~KEGG: syn:slr1929 hypothetical protein~SPTR: Slr1929 protein), with amino-acid sequence MLRLIVPLTNLKNRDPQQGFTLVEIVAILVIIGIGSAIATPSLINSRRQDQVNQAQSRIRSALVEAQINANRLSTSCEVTIGDTDPDNPTSSERLVTATPSGCLSESIRYDSDVVDVTQTSITYNFQGRTGNAQTIIVGRKNFNGTVIAETEKCIVVSSVGMIRTGIGDSADNCSNPENARYDLSVN; translated from the coding sequence ATGCTGCGCTTAATTGTCCCCCTAACTAACCTAAAAAATAGAGATCCTCAACAAGGTTTTACCCTCGTAGAAATAGTCGCCATTTTGGTAATTATTGGTATTGGAAGTGCCATAGCAACCCCTAGCTTAATTAACTCTCGGCGGCAAGATCAGGTAAATCAAGCCCAGAGCAGAATCCGAAGCGCATTAGTAGAAGCCCAGATTAATGCCAATAGACTTAGTACATCTTGTGAAGTGACAATAGGAGATACTGATCCAGATAATCCTACATCATCTGAAAGATTAGTTACTGCAACTCCTTCGGGTTGTCTTTCAGAAAGTATTCGCTATGATTCAGACGTTGTAGATGTTACACAAACTTCCATTACCTATAATTTCCAAGGACGGACAGGAAATGCTCAAACCATTATAGTCGGCAGAAAAAATTTTAATGGTACAGTAATTGCTGAAACTGAAAAATGTATAGTAGTATCATCCGTGGGTATGATACGTACGGGTATTGGCGACTCTGCAGATAACTGTAGTAACCCTGAAAATGCTCGTTATGACTTGAGCGTAAATTAA
- a CDS encoding hypothetical protein (TIGRFAM: prepilin-type N-terminal cleavage/methylation domain~InterPro IPR001120:IPR012902~KEGG: cyh:Cyan8802_1735 hypothetical protein~SPTR: Putative uncharacterized protein), which produces MINSKSTLIQLSFLSTLKGKDKQSGFTLIEVLVTILVVTGFVLGSLQAVVLATFFRVQAQDKNEALNWVQQDLELIRYQAFILPPNIEPDSNPPRDLNCGNYGGTLENLIDTDTAHPENERISIGLNDNQRDYFALRQYSANGNTLQVTHLIAYAPASNNGNDSHPRYNVNAPYNYSNMIDVEDFRENNPNYVTTLSTEIIPDAALNCPPN; this is translated from the coding sequence ATGATCAATAGTAAGTCAACATTAATTCAATTATCTTTTTTATCAACACTAAAGGGAAAAGATAAACAATCAGGCTTTACCCTAATTGAAGTGCTTGTAACTATCCTTGTGGTTACAGGATTTGTTCTCGGCTCACTTCAAGCCGTTGTATTAGCCACCTTCTTCCGAGTCCAAGCCCAAGACAAAAACGAAGCCCTTAACTGGGTACAACAGGACTTAGAATTAATCCGTTATCAGGCTTTTATTTTACCACCAAATATTGAACCAGATTCAAACCCCCCTCGAGATCTTAACTGCGGCAATTATGGAGGGACCTTGGAAAACTTGATTGATACTGATACAGCACATCCAGAAAATGAGCGAATTTCTATAGGATTAAATGATAATCAGAGAGATTATTTTGCACTCAGGCAATATAGTGCTAACGGTAATACATTACAGGTAACTCATCTGATCGCTTATGCTCCTGCCTCTAACAACGGTAATGATTCTCATCCTCGTTATAACGTTAATGCGCCTTATAATTATAGCAATATGATTGACGTAGAAGATTTTAGAGAAAATAATCCAAATTATGTAACAACCCTATCAACGGAGATAATACCCGATGCTGCGCTTAATTGTCCCCCTAACTAA
- a CDS encoding hypothetical protein (KEGG: cyn:Cyan7425_0373 hypothetical protein~SPTR: Putative uncharacterized protein) — MNSKTKALKPSALLIKLRKNNPVFGTTLTELLTGVTIGGVVITATTGGFINILRANQRVESKSIRMAGLNKALNYLQEDIKQAKFITAEKGDNCNPTAVNSEYCLVLTFADDTRLRDGCSGASPKIYYGYRDIRRGEQIWLKPGILRRRIVCETGAGNWIAVTDGLISVNEDNPVGDDTPSEFCNQGGVNFSSPSAVYGGNRQGKGGFRFCLDSDSPNNRLVRIFLYGHIIGESPLHVNVVTFARAGEK, encoded by the coding sequence ATGAACAGTAAAACAAAAGCACTCAAACCTTCTGCTTTACTTATTAAACTAAGAAAAAATAACCCTGTTTTTGGTACAACTCTTACCGAATTATTAACAGGAGTTACCATTGGCGGTGTCGTAATTACTGCGACAACGGGGGGTTTTATTAATATTCTTCGGGCAAATCAAAGGGTAGAATCGAAAAGCATTAGAATGGCAGGGTTAAATAAAGCCCTCAATTATTTACAAGAAGATATTAAACAAGCTAAGTTTATCACGGCAGAAAAAGGAGATAACTGTAACCCCACTGCTGTTAATTCTGAATATTGTTTAGTATTGACGTTTGCTGATGATACCAGATTGAGGGATGGTTGTAGTGGTGCTAGTCCCAAAATTTATTATGGTTATCGTGATATTCGTCGGGGTGAACAAATCTGGCTAAAACCGGGAATACTGAGGCGAAGAATTGTCTGTGAAACAGGGGCGGGAAATTGGATAGCTGTCACTGATGGTTTGATCAGTGTTAATGAGGATAACCCCGTAGGAGATGATACCCCCTCAGAATTTTGTAATCAAGGGGGGGTTAACTTTTCTTCTCCTTCGGCCGTATATGGGGGAAATCGTCAGGGTAAGGGAGGTTTTCGTTTTTGTCTTGATAGTGATAGCCCTAATAATCGTTTGGTGAGAATATTTTTGTATGGGCATATTATTGGGGAGAGTCCGCTTCATGTTAATGTTGTTACTTTTGCCCGTGCGGGAGAGAAATGA
- a CDS encoding hypothetical protein (TIGRFAM: prepilin-type N-terminal cleavage/methylation domain~InterPro IPR012902~KEGG: amr:AM1_5879 prepilin-type N-terminal cleavage/methylation domain-containing protein~SPTR: Prepilin-type N-cleavage/methylation domain protein), which produces MKKNYKLLLKFLQKPTNQGITLTELLVALVISGIILAFTASGFINVLRANRDVESKSTQLSNLTRALTFIQEDIKQGVSVESIPATSGGECDSAEISSGSCLIIRFAGANNNIFDFNNNQTDDCTADDRRVVYGFQDISDPSSNSAFLKPGVLKRDVFCTTSVSLSRWEEVADGLISVKEDPQTLVCNFGTGTASGPHGQISGGANDGKGGFQFCVETENNRLVRVGLYGHIISSDSDTPPMNVDVVTFARGSQPN; this is translated from the coding sequence ATGAAAAAAAATTATAAACTTCTCTTAAAATTCTTACAAAAACCAACAAATCAGGGAATTACTCTCACGGAATTGTTAGTCGCACTGGTAATTAGTGGCATTATTCTAGCTTTTACTGCCAGTGGATTTATTAATGTGTTACGGGCAAATAGAGATGTAGAGTCAAAAAGTACACAGTTAAGCAATTTAACAAGGGCTTTAACCTTTATTCAGGAGGATATTAAACAAGGTGTTTCAGTTGAGTCTATTCCCGCCACTTCGGGGGGGGAATGTGATTCAGCGGAAATAAGTTCTGGAAGTTGTCTTATTATTAGATTTGCTGGTGCTAACAATAATATTTTTGATTTTAATAATAATCAAACCGATGATTGTACTGCAGATGATCGAAGAGTCGTTTATGGTTTTCAAGATATTTCTGACCCTAGCTCAAATAGCGCATTTTTAAAACCTGGAGTATTAAAAAGAGATGTTTTTTGTACAACCTCTGTATCTTTATCCAGATGGGAAGAGGTTGCTGATGGCTTAATCAGTGTTAAAGAAGATCCACAAACTTTAGTATGTAATTTCGGAACTGGTACAGCTAGTGGCCCTCATGGTCAAATATCAGGTGGTGCTAATGATGGAAAAGGAGGATTTCAATTTTGTGTTGAGACGGAAAATAATCGTTTAGTGAGAGTAGGTTTATATGGTCACATTATAAGTAGTGATAGTGATACTCCTCCTATGAATGTGGACGTTGTCACTTTCGCTAGAGGTAGTCAACCAAACTAA